The Dama dama isolate Ldn47 chromosome 23, ASM3311817v1, whole genome shotgun sequence genome contains a region encoding:
- the SLC52A3 gene encoding solute carrier family 52, riboflavin transporter, member 3, giving the protein MAFLIHLLVCTFGMGSWVAINGLWVELPLLVTELPEGWYLPSYLTVIIQLANIGPLLVTLLHHFRPGCLSEVAVVFTVLGVGTIACTLFAFLWNVTSWVLGSRHSMAFLVLTFFLALVDCTSSVTFLPFMSRLPTYYLTTFFVGEGLSGLLPALVALAQGSGLTTCVNVTEISATTLSSETTRNVDSPQGAGSTLVSELAGTAPSAIRLESHYLPANFPPLVFFLLLSCMMACCFAAFFFLQRQPKRWEASIEDLLTSQVTLYSIRPQEGKDLGPPEDSGKAQDPLEEKTAPQHPARLTFIYVLVAFVNALTNGVLPAVQTYSCLSYGPVAYHLSATLSSIANPLACFLSVFLPNRSLPFLGVLAVLGTSFGAYNMAMAVMSPCPLMQGHWGGEVLIVASWVLFIGCLSYVKVMLGVILRDHSRSALLWCGAAVQLGSLLGAVVMFPLVNVLRLFSSADFCSLQCSA; this is encoded by the exons ATGGCCTTCCTGATACACCTGCTGGTCTGCACGTTCGGGATGGGCTCCTGGGTGGCCATCAACGGGCTTTGGGTGGAGCTGCCCCTGCTGGTGACGGAGCTACCGGAGGGCTGGTATCTGCCGTCCTACCTCACAGTGATCATCCAGCTGGCCAACATCGGCCCCCTGCTGGTCACCCTGCTCCATCACTTCCGGCCTGGCTGCCTCTCCGAGGTGGCTGTTGTCTTCACCGTGCTGGGGGTGGGCACCATTGCCTGCACCCTCTTCGCCTTCCTCTGGAACGTCACTTCCTGGGTGCTGGGTAGCCGCCACAGCATGGCCTTCCTAGTCCTCACCTTCTTCCTGGCCCTGGTGGACTGCACCTCCTCTGTCACCTTCCTGCCCTTCATGAGCAGGCTGCCCACCTACTACCTCACCACCTTCTTTGTGGGTGAAGGACTCAGCGGCCTCCTGCCTGCACTGGTGGCTCTTGCCCAGGGCTCGGGTCTCACCACCTGCGTCAACGTCACGGAGATATCGGCCACCACCCTAAGCTCTGAGACCACCAGGAACGTGGACAGCCCACAG GGAGCTGGCAGCACTTTGGTGTCTGAGCTCGCTGGGACAGCACCCTCCGCGATCCGCCTGGAAAGCCATTACCTGCCCGCCAACTTCCCGCCCTTGgtcttcttcctcctgctctcctGCATGATGGCTTGCTGCTTCGCCGCCTTCTTTTTCCTCCAGCGTCAACCCAAGCGCTGGGAAGCCTCCATAGAAGACCTCCTCACCTCTCAGGTCACCCTCTACTCCATCCGGCCGCAGGAAGGGAAGGACCTGGGTCCCCCAGAGGACAGCGGCAAGGCCCAGgaccctctggaggagaagacggCCCCCCAGCACCCGGCCCGCCTGACTTTCATCTACGTCCTGGTGGCCTTTGTGAACGCGCTCACCAATGGCGTGCTGCCCGCGGTGCAGACCTACTCCTGCCTGTCCTACGGGCCTGTGGCCTACCACCTGTCGGCCACCCTCAGCTCCATTGCCAACCCTCTCGCCTGCTTCCTCTCCGTTTTTCTGCCTAACAG GTCTCTGCCATTCCTGGGAGTCCTCGCAGTGCTCGGGACCAGCTTCGGAGCCTACAACATGGCCATGGCTGTGATGAGCCCCTGCCCCCTCATGCAGGGCCACTGGGGCGGAGAAGTCCTCATC GTGGCTTCTTGGGTGCTGTTCATTGGCTGTCTGAGCTACGTCAAGGTGATGCTGGGTGTGATCCTACGCGACCACAGCCGCAGCGCCCTCTTGTGGTGCGGGGCGGCGGTGCAGCTGGGCTCGCTCCTGGGAGCGGTTGTCATGTTCCCGCTGGTCAACGTGTTGAGGCTCTTCTCATCCGCTGACTTCTGCAGCCTGCAGTGCTCCGCCTAA